One Antennarius striatus isolate MH-2024 chromosome 9, ASM4005453v1, whole genome shotgun sequence genomic window, ATTGGCTTGGCTTTACTCAGTCAGCTTCCAGTATAATGTTCAGTTAAACTATGTCTGAACCAAACAGGCAATTGTATGGATTATTTAACAAGTAGGTGGGCATCTTGATGACACAAGAATGAGTCTGGCTGTCTGTATATTCTTCCCACTCAATCACTGATATTGCAAATGTATCCACACATTATTTggacaaaagtgaaaaaaacaaaccttccAGATGAGTCATCCTCCTGCAAGTTCTAATAAATCAACAATACCCTTAGTAAACATTGCTTTAAGTGTAACTTCACTTGAGGATTGAGCTTACAGAGTTGGTTTTCTTCTCTTAGGTTACACATTGTGGTTAACGTGACACCTGGATCTCACCTGTGTTCTGCAGGAAGGGGTTATGtgctgaagaggaagagatggaagGAGGTGGTAGCTGTTTAGGTTTGGGTTTAGATGACACCAGCGAATCGAGATCCACCAGTGCTGCGTTGGGGCCGAGGAAGGACTCAGGAGTCTTgcgaacaggaagtgaagaaccAAGAGATGATAGGTCAAAGGGCACCGGGGAGCTTGCACTGTCACAGCCAATGGCTGGGGACCCTCTTTGCTCTGAGTCACCTaaagggagaaagaaaagagtaaaTCAGACACAGAATATTAAAACTGTCTGTCATTGTAAAACACTGCAGAACTGCATTATAATAAACTCCAGAGGAGGATGAAATGTGAGGCAAGACAACTGTACATGCAGCTCGGTTTttgcataagtgtgtgtgtgtatatagtgcACCcccgttactcacggttaatgcgttccaggaaccacacgtgaataacgaattccgcaatatagcaacaaactatcctattatttacagtaatttaaacatttatgaaccctccccatactgatattaaacaccttctatctgtattaccttttcccacactcttattgactgtttaaagcactttcgtgtctcacggaagtccgagactcacagaacctaaagcacttccggatgctgcaGCCAATAGAagtgttgatgtgtgaatgcgcgagggcacactctatttttatattatttttatattttttatatatatctcccttccagggggcggagccagcacCTCAATGCTTATGAGTCCATGAAGCTTGGAGCGTAACTGTACCTGTGCCATTAGTGTGTTTGGCGGTGTCACTCCAGATGTCAGAGGAGGTGACAGGGTCAGAGGCAGGGACAGGCCCGTCTCTTGCCCAAGGGTCTACTGGCCCCCCCGAAGAGGAAGTGCTGGGTGGCACTGAGGGGCCCCATGGGTCAGCACTGGGGGGGGTCACAGCTACAGGGTAGGGGAGGAGACGCAGTGCAGGGGAGGGTTAACACAACATCGTACAGGTACAATGCACAATTACGGAATCAGGAAGCTGGGCTGGGTTCCAACATGAGTGTTCCTCTCCTCGACCTTCTGCAATCTGACTAACCTGACAGGTGGGAGCAGGATTTTTCCAGCTATCCACCATGTTACTTCCACCTATTCTGCATCTGAGGACTGGGAGGAGAGGGAAGACAACAAGAAGCTATCTCATAAACTAAAAAGGCGCTGTGGGTGTAAGAGATGAGACAGCTCTGGTTGGGACACAGCCACAGTCAGTCCTGAGTGGAAACAAGAGGATAGAAATCACTGGTTTAGACACAGAGGGAGAATGAATTTGGCATGCGTGTTTTTCCTCCTCACAAAGTGaaagtgagtgagtgtgagtggatGAGGGAGTATGTTCTGACAGAAAACCACAGAGGAAAATGGAACAGAGGCGTGAAAAGGAGCAAAGGCTGACGTCCTCCATTCCTCCTTCACGCGGCTGTCTTCTGATGAGCGCATCTGACTAACCCGATTGGTTGCACAGTTAATACTTGATTGGTTGTTTTAGTCACTTACCTGAGCTTCCCCAGGGGTCAACGTTGTTAACTCTGTTAGACGTCTCTCCCCAggggtctggaggaggggctaTAGTTGGTGGAGCACCCCCACCCCAGGGATCAGAGCTTGTAGGAGATGTGGGTGAAGCTACCCCCCATGGGTCTGCGGGAGCTGTGCCCCAGGGACCCGAGGCTGCAGGGGCTGAAATagtgggtgggggtgagggaCCAGCAGAGCTCACAGTGGCtgtggcagcagcagctggggccccccagggatCCACAGCACTAAGCTCCATCAAAGCGCCCTGTAGAAGAGATTATATGATGGATAAATATTTCTCCAACTGTGCTCAGGAAGAAACATGGGGGCCCCATCACGCATTCTGAGTTTACATAAAAGTGTTGTGATTacagtttgaaaatgttttcattttcttacaCTATTTtgtctgaaacaaacaaaaaattctaGTAAATAAAGGCTATTTTGTCAGTCGTGAGATTTTCATTCCAGTAGTTGGCGCCAAGAAATATGTAGAGATCGTTTAAATATGATCATCTTCTACAAAGTTGAGTTCAGCATGGGAGctttaaacacaaaacattaatgTGAAGACCTATTCAGATGAGACTTGTACATCCTGCCAGGTTAAACATTCAGAGGAGCAACAATGTCCTTATTATTGAGTGAACATGCTCTCTTCCATTTTGGCTTGTCAGCAATGtgtattgatggtgtgatcctGCAATCATTCATCACTAGGATTAATCAATAACTTGCTATAATTACTATTAGACGTGTCTTAATGATTTGCTTTCAGGTGTGGCTGATCTCATGGGACAGATTTAAACACACCTCCTCAGGCTGCAGTTTCTCTCTCTTACTCTCCTCGATGGCCATCTGCAGTCTCAAGTCGTCGCCTCTGCGCAGCCTTTCTTCCTGCCAATCAGACATTCACTTTGATGTCAGAAATCAGACGTTCCACCATTGAAAATACATCACAGGTACGTATTTAGAGTCCGCATTGGTGGGAGAGGGTCTGAtaacttttatgaataaataccaggcaaaaagaaaaaaagatttggtACAACTGTCAAGTTATAAATTTTGTCTCATTTCCACAGTAACTCAAGAAAACATCATcaaacaaatattaatatttaaaaaaagttttacaaaagCTTTGCATATAAAATGAGCTTATCCAGAATTGATGTTGCCAAGCTGCCTAAAAATCTACAGAGCAATGTGGAAAGAAATTATAGTATTTTTATTGTCACAAGCCAAGCCATTTGGTCGCAGCCTGCCTGGTTCTCAAAATGAATATCATACTCATAAAAGACCCTTCAGGTTTTAAGACACTTTCAAATACCAGCAGTACATACGAGATGAGAGGCAGCTGCAAATTGGTGGTGTGGTCGGTTATTTCCAGACACATACTGTCATTTTGAATGTTCAACACAAATTACTTGCTATTTGCTAACAGTTAATGCTTGACATGATTCGATTATCACTCACAATACTTACATACAACTTAATACTTATatgcatatttttgtttgttgttttattgaatgGTATTGGCTACATAGATCTCTGTATGCGTATTTACGCAAACAgattcttttacttttttatttttcccctttaaaggtttgtttttaaaaatgcattgtaCAGGATATAAATCACACAAAACGGTCGAAAAagttgtgaaattatttttcttgctgTCATTTCATTTACATCATGAAAACATGGCATTTGAACAGAAGATATACaactatatatataatatactgtatataatggatatcatgcacacacacatgcacagtatAAAAGCGCCAGTCTTTTATCTCAGCACAATGGAGCTTCATTATCATGTGGCTAACCTGGAGTACAAACAGATCTATGTAGCCAATACCATtcaataaaagaacaaacaaaaacaaagacctTGCAGACCATCCTCGGTCAACCCAGGAAGAATGAGGAATACCAACCAGCTGAAAGTCACAAGTTAACACTTTTCACCCAGTAAAGAGtcgagcaggaaaaagaaaagtccaTTTCAAATCAGTGTTACAAATGAATGCATGATAGCATGCAAAGGGGTTACCAGAGATGAAAGAATCATCAATGCTTCTATATATCTTTGTCTTCCATTtggaaattataataaataattgtcAATGTCATGCAAAGTACAGAAAAGAATTAGAGTTAATCAGATTTTTGGCCATTTGCCTTTCCATCATTTTAATATATGTCAGATTTGAAAAGCACCTACTTTGGATATAAAGAATATGACAATGGAACAAACTAAATTATCTCAACTGTAGTCCTGAAACAAATAACAAATCTGAATTTTGAAGACAATCAGACATGATACGGGCataaatcaattattttgaATTATCAATATTTGATATCTGTTTGCAAAGATCCAATTAAGAGAAAGACAGATAGACGACTGGCTAACCAGTCCTCTGGGCACACGCTCTGCCCCTGACCTGTTGTTGCATCTCTTTGCTGAGTGTGATTGCATAGCGGATCTCTGCGTCCTCCAAAGGGTCCGATCTAGTCTGGGGGAGGTCAGGTGTTACACGGTGAGAGCATTACTATTTTTATGAAATGGATAATATCAGTAATACCCCACTGTGTACACAGTCACTGCAACAGAGTAAAGTGAAAACTTGGCTAGTTCTAGTTATGCTTTAATCCTGTTCCTTGAGAACTAGCTGTTCTGTCCTTGAATAGGTTGCTTTTTGTTACCTGCTCTGCCTCTTCTTTACTCATGGCCAGAGCCAGCTGCAGCTGTAGATCTTCTTCCCCAGAGCTCTGAGGCCAGGCCTGCTCAGGGTCTCCTCCAGAGTGGGAGCCCACAGACAGGCTGCCCCCTATGCTGGGTGCTGAGGGAGCAGAGGAGGCTTTTggtgaaaaaaacagacattcaaTCTATGGAACTTCAAAGCAATgaattgttttaaacattttgaagcACCAGTCCTACCACTGGATGTCTGTGCCatcttctctttggtttttaGGGCAtgaatcctctcctctcttAGCCTCTCTTCATCTTTCAGCAAAGTCACTAGCTGTTTGGCTTTCTCTCGTACATTCACTCCCTGGAAAAATACAGGTAAGTGAACAACCACAAAAACTTTTATGGTTTTGATTTAGTTTACACAAGAGGCCTAGAAAATATTCTAAAATGCCCTTGACTGCACCACAGAGTGCTTGGGTtcctttaaatgaaataaatgtggaaTTTACTCATTAAGCACTTGAACTCTCTATGCAACTTCGTCAGCACGTTAGACTTTTTGTTTTACCTGGTCTTTGCCGTCTCTGTCGATGTACTGAAAATCTTTGAGGGTCTGGACTGCGTATATGTTCTCTCTGCACTGCTGGGCAACACGCTCTGAACCCGTCTTGATCAAGTACTCCATAAGAGTCATAGCCTGGAGAGaatataaaacacaagaaatgacCATCTGTAAAAGAAACATCTCAATAGTGACATCAAGGAAATCAAAATATGTAACCACAGTGGATAGACAGTAACAATTAGTTCTTTAAGTAAACTCAACATCTATTTACATATGAACACATGAAGCCAAAGGTGGAAATAAGTTTTTTTATAATATGTAATCTTCTCATTTTAGCATTGAACAGTAAGAACTGAATTAGTTCCACTAGAACTGATTGATTAAAATAGCTTTGGATAGTTCCAGCttgaatacacacaaaaacacacaccttgtACACATGTCTCCAGTTTTTGCCATGATCATTGAGGCGCTTCCACACCATGCTCATGATTTCTGAGAAGGCCACAACATTGTAGGTCAGATCAGCAATTTCTGACATTAGAGAGCTGCTGGGGCCCCATGGGTCATTGGACGTTGCCTCTCTAACCTGTACAAAACAACAAGACGTCACCTTAAGTTAGCCTCCATATCAAACGATAAAAGGTAAAATATATAGCAATGAAAAAACTAAATCTGTTACGCATGTGTGTTTAATCATGCTTAAAATGAAAGACcgtttcactttatttttgtaGTGCATCATTCATGCCGAACTGCTCTGTGCTTTCCCTTACTTAAAGCTTAGTTTTACAGTAGACCTaaatgcatgtacaaaaaaacccaaacacaaaCGGTATGTTTCTGTGTGCAGCATTCCAAAGAACATCCTAACTCTAGTTGACTTAACATCACATCTTTGGTAACAAGACATCAGGTGTCTCTGTGTAGTACAACACTGTAAATATGAAGCTATTATTTGTGTTACATTACATCATGCACCTGTTGAAGTCACACCAGGATAATGAGAACTTGATGAGTCACATTTTGTGCTGTGTACCAATGCTCAAGtataatattttcataaattaacTAGAAAAATTCAACCCAGAAAGAATCTATGCCAGACATGGAGGAGATGGAATTAAGGTGTTTTCTGCATCTGGCATTGTTGAGGGTGTGAGATGTCAGAGGTACATAAATGCAAAGGAGCATGAAAAcatatgtatatttaaaaaCGGTTGTTCCAAGTTTGAATAAGTTGCACAGTGGAATCAGAATGCCAGTTTTCAGTTGGACTGGTCGGTTACCAGATTTTAACCCATAGAGAACATTTAAGCAAATGTTTTGCAGAGCATTTGTGGGAAGCAGTCAGTGATGAATACAGTCTTAATGGAACATATTGTAAAAGGCTTTCACACAACTTGATTGAAAGGATGTTTTCTGAAGAAACAAGTTCCCCTGCACATGGAcaatacatactgtacactATTTTTAAACTGTCAGTTATTTCActtgtatttattaaaataaaagcgtatttataaaaaacattaaactaaCATGTGTCTGTAATTTTTTGCCAAGCAGTGAGGTTCTGTGTTCCTGCCAGTAATATGTACTCAATCAAAATAATGACTCCACAATATGATTACAATCATAATCTCATTATGTTTACAAGAAGAAGGAGGCGAGAGGTGGGTTTAAAGACATATTAGCTTATTAGGAAGTATATCATGTCTGTGAGTGACATATGAACTAAGCTTAAGCTGCTGTCGGAAGAGGTGGGTGTAaataagagaaagagaagaaaagctaGCTctacagagagacacacaaccTTGATTTCAGCCTCTGAATAGTTGTGGACAATGTTCTTCACTTGTCGCCGTAGCGATGAAGTCGACATGGCAACAGGCTGGCTGTTGAGGTTTGTTGCAATCTGAATAGTAGATGGATAAAACATTATTATATATAgttaacacaaaacaaacaaagacaaagcagGGAACAGCTTTCTTTTAAGCAAAGAAAAGAAGGTTAATGTTACCAAAAAAGAATGCCAGTGGGTAAAGATTGAAATATCTTAGAGAAAATTCGTGTAGATACAAGAATCATGATAGGAAACCTTAAGAAGGAAAGAGTGTGAAATCAGAAATCAATCTTGTGACAGCTGCTAACAGCACAGGATGACAGAGAGaggcacacacacctgttacacAAGAATAATGCAGACTAGGGTTCTCTCCTCCCGGTATCTCTTCGTTTGTCTGACTTGTGAGCCACTCATTCACAGCTTGTCTGTTTCTTCCCGTGGCAACATTGGGTCCCAAACTCACAGGCACAGGGGGGTGAAACCTATGAAAGAAGATTGAagttaatgtttaaaaaaatcccacagcaaacaacaacaaataaaaatcatattgtAAATCTAAGTAACCACTGAAAGGTAAGGACAAAGGACAAACAACAGTACAAGAAAAGTCAAACTCTTTGACTCAAAGTATGATGGATTTCACTTCCTAAAGAACCAAATATAATGCCCTTTtcattcttctaagaataaacaGGAACTATGAACCAGTAAAagtcagggggaaaaaatgccAACATTAGTcctatgtattttgttttgcaaaCTTCAGAAAATAACAACAGACTTGGAATGCAGAAGCGGGATGTACATGAGCTATGCTGGAAGGAATAACATAATACATAAATTCTATATTTCCAACTAGTTAAAGCCATGCAACAAAATtactttattaaataaaatccaccGCCCCCCATCCattcaaccatccatccataaatTTAACTACAATCCAATGCAATAAATTACCGCTGATGTCACACCAATTGCTTGTCCATTTCCCACACCATTTTTGGATTACTCATAACAAGATATGTGAATTCCTTCTCTTCAAGGAACGAATAA contains:
- the epn1a gene encoding epsin-1 isoform X2; the protein is MSTSSLRRQVKNIVHNYSEAEIKVREATSNDPWGPSSSLMSEIADLTYNVVAFSEIMSMVWKRLNDHGKNWRHVYKAMTLMEYLIKTGSERVAQQCRENIYAVQTLKDFQYIDRDGKDQGVNVREKAKQLVTLLKDEERLREERIHALKTKEKMAQTSSAPSIGGSLSVGSHSGGDPEQAWPQSSGEEDLQLQLALAMSKEEAEQTRSDPLEDAEIRYAITLSKEMQQQEERLRRGDDLRLQMAIEESKREKLQPEEGALMELSAVDPWGAPAAAATATVSSAGPSPPPTISAPAASGPWGTAPADPWGVASPTSPTSSDPWGGGAPPTIAPPPDPWGETSNRVNNVDPWGSSAVTPPSADPWGPSVPPSTSSSGGPVDPWARDGPVPASDPVTSSDIWSDTAKHTNGTGDSEQRGSPAIGCDSASSPVPFDLSSLGSSLPVRKTPESFLGPNAALVDLDSLVSSKPKPKQLPPPSISSSSAHNPFLQNTGSSSTPGMAVTPGSTISSRGVSPTPASSNPFGVAPSMTSISPQPSSLGLSGLRSSPVPPNPMLGMVQPGMSMAPMSVGMGPPGMGLGMMQPSPMGMPYSGLSPMAPPGPTLLGPGGSPTPQLILGMPSGTGGVMGAGGPVGGGGTTGASTNPFLL
- the epn1a gene encoding epsin-1 isoform X3, whose translation is MSTSSLRRQVKNIVHNYSEAEIKVREATSNDPWGPSSSLMSEIADLTYNVVAFSEIMSMVWKRLNDHGKNWRHVYKAMTLMEYLIKTGSERVAQQCRENIYAVQTLKDFQYIDRDGKDQGVNVREKAKQLVTLLKDEERLREERIHALKTKEKMAQTSSASSAPSAPSIGGSLSVGSHSGGDPEQAWPQSSGEEDLQLQLALAMSKEEAEQEERLRRGDDLRLQMAIEESKREKLQPEEGALMELSAVDPWGAPAAAATATVSSAGPSPPPTISAPAASGPWGTAPADPWGVASPTSPTSSDPWGGGAPPTIAPPPDPWGETSNRVNNVDPWGSSAVTPPSADPWGPSVPPSTSSSGGPVDPWARDGPVPASDPVTSSDIWSDTAKHTNGTGDSEQRGSPAIGCDSASSPVPFDLSSLGSSLPVRKTPESFLGPNAALVDLDSLVSSKPKPKQLPPPSISSSSAHNPFLQNTGSSSTPGMAVTPGSTISSRGVSPTPASSNPFGVAPSMTSISPQPSSLGLSGLRSSPVPPNPMLGMVQPGMSMAPMSVGMGPPGMGLGMMQPSPMGMPYSGLSPMAPPGPTLLGPGGSPTPQLILGMPSGTGGVMGAGGPVGGGGTTGASTNPFLL
- the epn1a gene encoding epsin-1 isoform X1; the protein is MSTSSLRRQVKNIVHNYSEAEIKVREATSNDPWGPSSSLMSEIADLTYNVVAFSEIMSMVWKRLNDHGKNWRHVYKAMTLMEYLIKTGSERVAQQCRENIYAVQTLKDFQYIDRDGKDQGVNVREKAKQLVTLLKDEERLREERIHALKTKEKMAQTSSASSAPSAPSIGGSLSVGSHSGGDPEQAWPQSSGEEDLQLQLALAMSKEEAEQTRSDPLEDAEIRYAITLSKEMQQQEERLRRGDDLRLQMAIEESKREKLQPEEGALMELSAVDPWGAPAAAATATVSSAGPSPPPTISAPAASGPWGTAPADPWGVASPTSPTSSDPWGGGAPPTIAPPPDPWGETSNRVNNVDPWGSSAVTPPSADPWGPSVPPSTSSSGGPVDPWARDGPVPASDPVTSSDIWSDTAKHTNGTGDSEQRGSPAIGCDSASSPVPFDLSSLGSSLPVRKTPESFLGPNAALVDLDSLVSSKPKPKQLPPPSISSSSAHNPFLQNTGSSSTPGMAVTPGSTISSRGVSPTPASSNPFGVAPSMTSISPQPSSLGLSGLRSSPVPPNPMLGMVQPGMSMAPMSVGMGPPGMGLGMMQPSPMGMPYSGLSPMAPPGPTLLGPGGSPTPQLILGMPSGTGGVMGAGGPVGGGGTTGASTNPFLL